Proteins from one Tautonia marina genomic window:
- the ribH gene encoding 6,7-dimethyl-8-ribityllumazine synthase has translation MPTFEGDFSPPAGRFAVVAARFNAMVTEALLAGCRDAFIRHGVADDRIDVAWVPGSFELPIVAKAMAESGNYAAVICLGCVIRGETGHYDHVAGQAAGGLMSASLATGVPVIFGVLTTETVEQALNRSGLKAGNKGGEAALAAIEMVNLLAQIRAEPVADSKAGG, from the coding sequence ATGCCCACCTTCGAAGGCGATTTTTCCCCCCCCGCCGGCCGCTTTGCCGTGGTCGCCGCGCGGTTCAACGCGATGGTGACCGAGGCCCTACTGGCTGGGTGCCGCGATGCGTTCATCCGGCACGGCGTGGCCGACGATCGGATTGACGTCGCCTGGGTGCCCGGCTCGTTTGAGCTGCCAATCGTGGCCAAGGCGATGGCCGAGTCGGGCAACTATGCGGCGGTGATCTGCCTCGGCTGCGTCATCCGAGGGGAGACGGGACACTACGACCACGTCGCCGGTCAGGCCGCCGGCGGCCTGATGTCGGCGAGCCTGGCGACCGGCGTGCCGGTGATCTTCGGCGTTTTGACCACCGAAACGGTCGAGCAGGCGCTCAACCGATCGGGCCTGAAAGCCGGAAATAAAGGGGGCGAAGCGGCATTGGCGGCCATCGAGATGGTCAATCTGCTCGCTCAAATCCGAGCCGAGCCGGTTGCCGACTCGAAGGCGGGCGGCTAA
- the rho gene encoding transcription termination factor Rho, giving the protein MVEDDLDPDLDEFVKAEAAEADLEGNLAEFADDESLFGDSEIHDRYEVIKRGEIHLTELQRMTMPQLIAAAKREGVTEYTGLKKQDLIFKILKERVKQNGLMYGEGTLEVLPDGFGFLRSPDYNYLPCPDDIYVSPSQIRRFGLKTGAIVAGQIRPPKENERYFALLRVEAINYEDPDKLSEKVSFDDLTPLHPLKKIALETTADETTMRVVDLMTPIGFGQRALIVAPPRTGKTILLQKIANSVLKNHPEAYLMVLLIDERPEEVTDMERAVNSPTAEVISSTFDEPSSRHIQVAEMVIEKAKRMVEYGRDVVILLDSITRLARAYNTEAPHSGKVLTGGIDASALQKPKRFFGAARKVEEGGSLTILATALIETGSRMDEVIFEEFKGTGNMELYLDRQLVDRRIWPAIDLNRSGTRREENLVPDDELQRIYALRRELNDLGPVEAMDQLVARIKTSKSNDDFLATVDHA; this is encoded by the coding sequence ATGGTCGAGGACGATCTCGACCCCGACCTGGACGAGTTCGTCAAGGCCGAGGCCGCCGAGGCCGACCTCGAAGGCAACCTCGCCGAGTTTGCCGACGACGAGTCCCTGTTCGGCGATTCGGAGATTCACGACCGCTACGAGGTCATCAAGCGCGGCGAGATTCATCTGACCGAACTGCAACGGATGACCATGCCGCAGCTCATCGCCGCCGCCAAGCGCGAGGGGGTGACCGAGTACACCGGCCTGAAGAAGCAGGACCTGATCTTCAAGATCCTCAAGGAACGGGTCAAGCAAAACGGCCTGATGTACGGCGAGGGGACCCTGGAGGTCCTGCCCGATGGCTTCGGATTCCTCCGGAGCCCCGACTACAACTACCTCCCTTGCCCCGACGACATCTACGTCTCGCCGAGCCAGATTCGCCGCTTCGGCCTGAAGACCGGGGCGATCGTGGCCGGTCAAATTCGCCCTCCGAAGGAAAACGAGCGCTATTTCGCCCTGCTCCGGGTCGAGGCAATCAACTACGAAGATCCCGACAAGCTCTCCGAGAAGGTTAGCTTCGACGATCTGACCCCTCTGCACCCGCTGAAGAAGATCGCCCTGGAGACGACGGCCGATGAGACGACCATGCGGGTCGTCGACCTCATGACGCCGATCGGCTTCGGCCAGCGTGCCTTGATCGTCGCCCCTCCTCGCACGGGCAAGACGATCCTCCTGCAGAAGATCGCCAACAGCGTCTTGAAAAACCACCCCGAGGCCTACCTCATGGTCCTGCTCATCGACGAGCGGCCCGAGGAAGTGACCGACATGGAACGGGCCGTCAACAGCCCGACGGCCGAGGTCATCAGCTCGACCTTCGATGAACCAAGCTCGCGGCACATCCAGGTGGCCGAGATGGTCATCGAGAAGGCCAAGCGCATGGTCGAGTACGGCAGGGACGTCGTGATCCTGCTCGACTCGATCACCCGGCTCGCTCGCGCCTACAATACCGAGGCCCCTCACTCAGGCAAGGTCCTGACCGGAGGGATCGACGCCTCGGCCCTCCAGAAGCCGAAGCGATTCTTCGGCGCGGCCCGGAAGGTTGAGGAAGGGGGCAGCCTGACGATTCTGGCCACCGCCCTGATCGAGACCGGCAGCCGAATGGACGAGGTGATTTTCGAGGAGTTCAAAGGCACGGGCAACATGGAGCTGTACCTCGATCGTCAGCTCGTCGATCGACGCATCTGGCCCGCGATCGACCTGAACCGTTCCGGAACCCGTCGCGAGGAAAATCTCGTCCCCGACGACGAATTGCAGCGGATTTACGCACTCCGCCGCGAGCTGAACGATCTGGGACCGGTCGAGGCCATGGATCAACTGGTCGCTCGGATCAAAACGTCGAAGTCCAACGACGACTTCCTGGCGACGGTGGATCACGCCTGA
- the coaE gene encoding dephospho-CoA kinase (Dephospho-CoA kinase (CoaE) performs the final step in coenzyme A biosynthesis.) translates to MPRYARRPSGQRRLPGPWKHGPLPVVGLVGGIGAGKSRVASELAARGAAVLDADTIGHALLDQRPSRNAVVARFGEEVLDTSVGEGEEPKIDRSALGRIVFAEPHALRALEAILHPRMRSTFEKAIRRIGRRREARMVVLDAAVLFEAGWDDLCDAIVFVDAPDRVRRARIAESRGWSGEQLSAREAAQWPLPRKREHSDHVLNNHGTPEELTARLDALWGVLIQRPEFSVAPDARGAATDRAEPIVDPERPAARPRRFTPGQGRPGGPRSRSRRKR, encoded by the coding sequence ATGCCGCGTTACGCACGTCGCCCTTCCGGTCAACGTCGTCTGCCGGGTCCGTGGAAACATGGTCCGTTGCCGGTCGTTGGCTTGGTCGGTGGGATCGGGGCCGGCAAGAGCCGGGTGGCCTCGGAACTGGCCGCTCGGGGGGCCGCGGTGCTCGACGCCGACACAATCGGCCATGCCCTGCTCGATCAGCGACCGTCGCGCAATGCCGTCGTTGCCCGGTTCGGCGAGGAGGTGCTCGACACGTCGGTCGGCGAGGGAGAGGAGCCGAAGATTGATCGGTCGGCCCTGGGGCGTATCGTCTTTGCCGAGCCGCACGCGCTGCGAGCCCTGGAGGCGATCTTGCACCCCCGAATGCGATCGACGTTCGAAAAGGCCATCCGGCGCATCGGTCGGCGACGAGAAGCCCGGATGGTGGTCCTCGACGCCGCGGTCCTGTTCGAAGCCGGATGGGATGACCTCTGCGACGCGATCGTCTTCGTCGACGCCCCGGATCGAGTCCGTCGGGCTCGAATCGCGGAATCTCGGGGCTGGTCGGGCGAACAACTCTCTGCCCGAGAGGCGGCCCAGTGGCCCCTGCCCCGCAAGCGGGAACACTCTGACCACGTCTTGAACAATCATGGGACCCCCGAGGAACTGACAGCCCGCCTCGACGCCCTCTGGGGGGTCTTGATCCAACGCCCCGAGTTCTCGGTCGCCCCGGACGCCCGGGGGGCTGCGACGGATCGGGCCGAGCCGATCGTCGATCCCGAACGCCCGGCGGCTCGGCCCCGACGGTTCACTCCGGGCCAGGGCCGGCCCGGCGGTCCTCGAAGCCGCAGCCGTCGGAAACGATGA
- the polA gene encoding DNA polymerase I: MNDRPTLYLLDAYSIIYQVFHAIPTMTGPAGQPTNAVFGIMRDVLNLHRDRKPHSVAAAFDGPGRVFRSDLFEDYKANRAAMPDDLQPQIPLIRRVFEGFRIPILEYEGAEADDVIATITRLGVDHGMDVFICTSDKDARQLLGNHVFIYNLRKQQVLDVEGLQKDWGIGPDQVVDLLSLTGDAVDNVPGVPGIGTKTAAQLLQQFGSLDGLLDNIPKVSGVKRKENLYKNADVARKARELIALRTDLPITFDWADLHRDGIDHAALKALCIECGFHRFLDEIAASEPDRPEDIWPVEGYQVIDTPEKFDSFLVTLRKQRRFSFDTETTAIDPLQAELVGMSFCWKAGEASYLPIRGPEGSATLDETATLAALKPILTDPEREIIGQNLKYDLLVLGKLGIELSESMTDTMVLSYLLESGERNHNLDELARRLLDHSMIPISSLIGKGKLQTTIDTVAIDRVAAYAGEDADAAWRLDAILAPKVREEGLWTLYDEVERPLIAVLARMEAAGIAVDVGKLRQLSAEFADRLETIRAEIFSIAGREFNIGSAPQLRQVLFEDLKLKPTKKTPGGEPSTDAEVLEALSAEHPLPRLIVQHRQLDKLKGTYLDALPELVHPDGRIHASFNQVVTATGRLSSSDPNLQNIPVRTEDGRQIRQAFVAGAPGWSLLTADYSQIELRILAHFSKDPALVRAFAENRDIHRVVASQIFGVAEEEVTKDQRRMAKTVNFGVIYGLSAFGLAGRLGISQSDAALFIDAYFQQYEGVDRFITETLERALVAGRVETILGRRRAISGIKNTTGRVRNLAERTAVNTVIQGSAADLIKRAMLEVDRRLRSEGLAARMLLQIHDELVFEAPVEELPALSAMVSDAMASALPLDVPLQVDLAAGPNWLDVSSL, from the coding sequence ATGAACGACCGCCCGACGCTCTACTTGCTGGATGCGTATTCGATCATCTATCAGGTCTTCCATGCGATTCCGACCATGACGGGACCGGCGGGGCAGCCGACAAACGCCGTGTTCGGCATCATGCGAGACGTCTTGAATCTGCATCGGGACCGGAAGCCGCATTCGGTGGCCGCGGCGTTCGATGGTCCGGGGCGGGTCTTTCGTTCGGACCTGTTTGAGGACTACAAGGCCAATCGCGCGGCCATGCCCGATGACCTGCAACCGCAGATCCCCTTGATCCGTCGCGTGTTCGAGGGCTTTCGCATCCCGATCCTCGAATACGAAGGGGCCGAGGCCGACGACGTGATCGCCACCATCACCCGGCTAGGGGTCGATCACGGGATGGACGTCTTCATTTGCACGTCGGACAAGGACGCCAGGCAACTCCTGGGCAATCACGTGTTCATTTATAACCTGCGCAAACAGCAGGTGCTCGACGTCGAAGGGTTGCAGAAGGACTGGGGAATCGGCCCCGATCAGGTCGTCGATCTGCTCTCTCTGACCGGAGACGCGGTGGACAACGTGCCGGGAGTCCCGGGAATCGGCACGAAGACGGCGGCACAGTTGCTCCAGCAGTTCGGATCACTGGATGGATTGCTCGACAACATCCCGAAGGTTTCGGGGGTCAAGCGAAAGGAAAATCTGTACAAGAATGCGGACGTGGCTCGGAAGGCCCGCGAGTTGATCGCGCTGCGAACCGATTTGCCAATCACCTTCGACTGGGCCGATCTGCACCGAGACGGGATCGATCACGCGGCCTTGAAGGCGCTTTGTATTGAATGCGGATTCCATCGCTTTCTGGACGAAATCGCCGCCAGCGAGCCGGATCGGCCGGAGGACATCTGGCCGGTCGAAGGCTATCAGGTGATCGACACTCCCGAGAAATTCGATTCGTTTCTCGTTACGCTCCGCAAGCAACGGCGCTTTAGCTTCGACACCGAGACGACCGCGATCGATCCGTTGCAGGCGGAGCTGGTTGGGATGTCGTTCTGCTGGAAGGCGGGCGAGGCCTCCTACCTGCCGATTCGAGGTCCGGAAGGGAGCGCGACCCTCGACGAAACGGCCACCCTGGCGGCCTTGAAGCCGATCTTGACCGACCCGGAGCGGGAGATCATCGGCCAGAATCTGAAATACGACCTGCTCGTCCTTGGGAAGCTCGGAATCGAACTGTCGGAGTCGATGACCGACACGATGGTGTTGAGCTACCTGCTCGAAAGCGGCGAACGGAACCACAACCTCGACGAGCTGGCGAGGCGGTTGCTCGACCACTCGATGATCCCGATTTCGAGCCTGATCGGTAAAGGAAAGCTCCAGACGACCATCGACACGGTCGCGATTGATCGCGTGGCCGCCTACGCCGGGGAAGACGCCGATGCCGCCTGGCGGCTCGATGCGATCCTGGCGCCGAAGGTCCGCGAGGAGGGGCTCTGGACGCTGTACGACGAGGTCGAGCGGCCGCTGATCGCCGTGCTCGCGCGAATGGAGGCGGCCGGCATTGCGGTTGATGTGGGCAAGCTCCGGCAACTGTCGGCCGAGTTTGCCGATCGGCTGGAAACGATCCGAGCGGAGATTTTTTCGATCGCCGGCCGCGAGTTCAACATCGGGTCGGCCCCGCAACTTCGGCAGGTGTTGTTCGAGGACCTGAAGCTCAAGCCGACGAAGAAGACCCCCGGCGGCGAGCCGAGCACCGATGCCGAGGTCCTCGAAGCGCTCTCGGCCGAACATCCGTTGCCGAGGCTCATCGTGCAGCACCGGCAGCTGGACAAGCTCAAGGGGACGTACCTCGATGCCCTGCCCGAGCTGGTCCACCCGGACGGCCGGATTCACGCCTCGTTCAATCAGGTGGTCACCGCAACGGGGCGGCTCAGCTCATCGGACCCGAACCTCCAGAATATCCCGGTGCGCACCGAGGACGGGCGGCAGATTCGTCAGGCGTTCGTGGCCGGAGCCCCCGGTTGGTCGCTGCTGACGGCCGATTACTCGCAAATCGAGCTGCGGATTCTGGCCCATTTCAGCAAGGACCCGGCCCTGGTGCGGGCCTTTGCCGAGAATCGGGACATTCACCGCGTGGTCGCATCGCAGATCTTCGGCGTGGCCGAGGAGGAGGTGACGAAGGACCAGCGACGGATGGCCAAGACCGTCAATTTCGGCGTGATCTACGGCCTCAGCGCGTTTGGACTGGCGGGCCGGCTGGGGATTTCGCAAAGCGATGCGGCGCTGTTCATCGACGCCTACTTTCAACAGTACGAAGGGGTGGATCGGTTCATCACCGAAACCCTGGAACGGGCCCTGGTGGCGGGTCGGGTCGAGACGATCCTCGGGCGCCGTCGTGCGATCAGCGGGATCAAGAACACGACCGGCCGGGTGCGGAACCTGGCCGAGCGAACCGCCGTGAATACGGTGATTCAGGGCTCGGCGGCCGACCTGATCAAGCGGGCGATGCTGGAGGTGGACCGGCGGTTGCGTTCCGAAGGGCTTGCCGCCCGAATGTTGCTTCAAATCCACGACGAGCTTGTCTTCGAAGCGCCTGTCGAGGAACTCCCGGCACTCTCGGCGATGGTGAGCGACGCGATGGCGTCGGCCCTGCCGCTGGATGTGCCATTGCAGGTGGATCTTGCGGCTGGCCCGAACTGGCTGGATGTGTCCTCCCTCTGA
- a CDS encoding carbohydrate-binding family 9-like protein, whose translation MRTAIVLTLPLLLIAPAIGNDDPPITREAVCRRVETPPVLDGKLDDPAWKAAEADEINRFSAFWVGEARGEGTRSWLVWDDDALYFAATMTDAELRAFGTERNDRLWLGDVFELFFKPSEDDPRYYEFQVNPRSVILELPFPRRGYSFEELAALPPLGFEAVAVVDGTLDQPGDTDRSWSVEGRIPWSLFEATGGRPSVGDSWRFALCRYDYGPEGTEPLLMSSAPLSQPSFHRYEDYGLLLFKGPND comes from the coding sequence ATGAGAACCGCGATCGTTCTGACACTCCCCTTGCTCCTCATCGCTCCCGCAATCGGCAACGACGACCCGCCGATCACGCGAGAGGCCGTTTGCCGACGGGTCGAGACCCCCCCGGTCCTCGACGGCAAGCTCGACGACCCCGCCTGGAAGGCCGCCGAGGCCGATGAGATCAACCGCTTCTCCGCCTTCTGGGTCGGCGAGGCTCGGGGGGAAGGCACCCGCTCCTGGCTTGTCTGGGACGACGACGCCCTCTACTTCGCCGCCACCATGACCGACGCCGAGCTGCGCGCCTTCGGCACCGAGCGCAACGACCGCCTCTGGCTCGGCGACGTCTTCGAGCTGTTTTTCAAGCCTTCCGAGGACGATCCGCGCTACTACGAGTTTCAGGTCAATCCCCGCTCCGTGATTCTCGAACTCCCCTTCCCGCGCCGCGGATATTCCTTCGAGGAACTCGCCGCCTTGCCCCCGCTGGGCTTCGAGGCCGTCGCCGTCGTCGATGGCACGCTCGACCAGCCTGGCGATACCGACCGCTCCTGGTCCGTCGAAGGACGCATTCCCTGGTCCCTGTTCGAGGCCACCGGCGGTCGTCCTTCCGTCGGCGACTCGTGGCGCTTCGCCCTCTGCCGCTACGACTACGGCCCCGAGGGGACCGAACCCCTTCTCATGAGTTCCGCCCCCCTCTCACAACCGAGCTTTCACCGATACGAGGATTACGGCCTGCTTCTCTTCAAGGGGCCCAACGACTGA
- a CDS encoding DUF1186 domain-containing protein, protein MNDRYPPPLDQLLRLGETELGGERPDYRAMGIGPEHVPDLVHMATDSELLLQCDEEGVDEAQAWACEHALRALGQLGAVEAVEPLLANYAKIADIHDFWMEEFAEVMSILGPDVLPACERYFADDSHNVLNRLGVSESFVKVAQAHPEARDRVVTYLSNLLTEHPENDPELNGFVVSALIDLEATEAAPVIEAAFEQDRIDPSIAGDWPEVKYYLGLGPKPKRGRGRNAAFASQGFGAGWDPSLGAKRPDFKKLKSKKKQQKQARSQSRKRKKR, encoded by the coding sequence ATGAACGATCGCTATCCACCTCCGCTCGACCAACTGCTTCGCCTCGGCGAAACCGAACTGGGGGGCGAACGGCCCGATTACCGGGCAATGGGGATCGGGCCGGAGCATGTTCCGGATCTGGTTCACATGGCGACCGACTCTGAGCTTTTACTTCAGTGCGACGAGGAGGGTGTTGACGAGGCTCAAGCCTGGGCCTGTGAACACGCCTTGCGCGCTTTGGGACAGCTCGGCGCGGTCGAAGCCGTCGAGCCCCTTCTGGCCAATTATGCAAAGATCGCCGATATCCATGATTTCTGGATGGAAGAATTTGCCGAGGTGATGTCGATTCTAGGGCCCGACGTCCTGCCGGCATGTGAACGCTACTTCGCGGACGACTCGCACAACGTCCTCAACCGGCTCGGGGTGAGTGAATCGTTCGTCAAGGTGGCCCAGGCACACCCCGAAGCGCGAGATCGGGTGGTCACCTACCTGTCGAACCTCCTCACGGAGCACCCCGAAAACGACCCGGAGTTGAACGGGTTCGTCGTCAGCGCGCTCATTGATCTGGAAGCGACCGAGGCCGCCCCGGTGATCGAGGCGGCCTTCGAACAAGATCGGATTGATCCTTCGATCGCGGGAGATTGGCCGGAGGTCAAGTATTACCTGGGTCTTGGTCCCAAGCCGAAACGAGGCAGGGGCCGCAACGCTGCGTTCGCATCACAAGGTTTCGGGGCCGGCTGGGATCCGTCGCTCGGGGCGAAGCGCCCGGACTTCAAGAAGCTCAAGTCGAAAAAGAAGCAGCAGAAACAGGCTCGGTCTCAGTCGAGGAAACGAAAGAAGCGTTGA